A genomic region of Roseateles amylovorans contains the following coding sequences:
- the trxB gene encoding thioredoxin-disulfide reductase, producing MSQTTRHTQLLILGSGPAGFTAAIYAARANLKPLLVTGMAQGGQLMTTTEVDNWPADVMGVQGPELMQRFQQHAERFQTEIVFDHINTVDFSKRPFTLTGDSAVYTADAVIIATGASAQYLGLPSEESFMGRGVSACATCDGFFYREQEVCVVGGGNTAVEEALYLSNIASKVHLIHRRDKFRAEPILVDKLMEKVKAGKIELQLFSTLDEVLGDASGVTGVRVKSTHDGGTKDIKLQGCFIAIGHRPNTEIFTGQIDMKDGYIRTRSGLEGFATMTSVPGVFAAGDVQDHIYRQAITSAGTGCMAALDAQRFLEQEGT from the coding sequence ATGAGCCAAACCACACGTCACACCCAGTTGCTGATCCTGGGCTCCGGCCCTGCCGGGTTCACCGCCGCCATCTATGCGGCCCGCGCCAACCTCAAGCCCCTGCTGGTGACCGGCATGGCGCAAGGGGGTCAGCTCATGACCACCACCGAGGTCGACAACTGGCCGGCCGACGTGATGGGCGTGCAAGGTCCTGAGCTGATGCAGCGCTTCCAGCAGCATGCGGAACGCTTCCAGACCGAGATCGTCTTTGACCACATCAACACGGTCGATTTCTCCAAGCGACCCTTCACCCTGACCGGCGACAGCGCCGTCTACACGGCCGATGCGGTGATCATCGCCACCGGCGCATCGGCCCAATACCTGGGCCTGCCGTCCGAGGAATCGTTCATGGGCCGCGGCGTGAGCGCCTGCGCCACCTGTGACGGTTTCTTCTATCGTGAGCAGGAAGTCTGCGTGGTGGGCGGTGGCAACACGGCGGTCGAAGAGGCGCTGTACCTGTCCAACATCGCCAGCAAGGTGCACCTGATCCATCGTCGCGACAAGTTCCGCGCCGAGCCGATCCTGGTCGACAAGCTGATGGAAAAGGTCAAGGCCGGCAAGATCGAGCTGCAGCTGTTCAGCACCCTGGATGAGGTCCTGGGCGATGCCAGCGGTGTCACCGGAGTCAGGGTCAAGTCCACCCATGATGGCGGGACCAAGGACATCAAGCTGCAGGGTTGCTTCATTGCGATCGGCCATCGGCCCAACACCGAGATCTTCACCGGCCAGATCGACATGAAGGACGGCTACATCCGCACCCGCAGCGGCCTGGAGGGCTTTGCCACGATGACGAGCGTGCCGGGCGTGTTCGCCGCGGGTGACGTGCAGGATCACATCTATCGCCAGGCCATCACCAGCGCCGGCACCGGATGCATGGCGGCCCTGGATGCACAGCGCTTCCTGGAGCAGGAAGGCACCTGA
- a CDS encoding Crp/Fnr family transcriptional regulator yields MAMLSNLDLIRRVPLFSLLTADQAQSIADSVVKRRFKRGELIVEQGTKSNALFILLNGRARVLTADSRGREVILAVLQPGDYVGEMSLIDNEPHSATVRAEVQTDMLVLGRSDFARGLPEPSSLAYGILRGLVARLRNADRQIESLALLDVYGRVARTLLDMAEEEKGVKIIRGKVSRQDMAKVVGASREMVSRVMKDLEDKGVIETLENGSVVIKERLQHD; encoded by the coding sequence ATGGCCATGTTGTCCAATCTGGATCTGATCCGCAGGGTCCCCTTGTTCTCCCTGTTGACCGCCGACCAGGCCCAGTCCATTGCGGACAGTGTCGTCAAGCGGCGATTCAAACGCGGCGAACTGATCGTCGAGCAGGGCACGAAATCCAACGCGCTGTTCATCCTGCTCAACGGCCGTGCCCGTGTGCTGACCGCAGACAGCCGCGGTCGCGAGGTGATCCTCGCGGTGCTGCAGCCCGGCGACTATGTCGGCGAGATGAGCCTCATCGACAACGAACCCCACTCCGCCACCGTACGTGCCGAAGTCCAGACCGACATGCTGGTGCTCGGTCGCTCCGACTTCGCCCGTGGGCTGCCCGAGCCGTCGAGCCTGGCCTACGGCATCCTGCGCGGTCTGGTGGCCCGCCTGCGCAACGCCGATCGCCAGATCGAGTCGCTGGCGCTGCTGGATGTCTACGGACGCGTGGCCCGCACGCTGCTGGACATGGCCGAGGAGGAGAAGGGCGTGAAGATCATCCGTGGCAAGGTGTCCCGCCAGGACATGGCCAAGGTCGTCGGCGCATCGCGTGAGATGGTCAGCCGGGTCATGAAGGATCTGGAAGACAAGGGCGTGATCGAGACGCTGGAGAACGGTTCCGTGGTCATCAAGGAACGGTTGCAACACGATTGA
- a CDS encoding DNA translocase FtsK: MSFPGSLLGGEDSAAPSERPARKPRKAPVAAPAPVSPLRTPLWLLGSGLVWCLVLLALVSHDRGDSAFSVAAGQELTHNRVGALGAWISDLLLFGLGYSCWWLMLVSVRSWLGGLARLLRADGTAAPSVKERMHTAGGVLLLMAASCALEWTRLYSWESHLPGHAGGVLGYLLGPASMKLLGFAGSGVVWIAALVIGASLALKFSWLRVAEHIGAWIEGLRERRVERREIAEDKRVGKEAKREREAVVEVERLVVEEHLPIVIEPPVAEAPKSTRVIKERQQTLFTDPSDAKLPQVDLLDAPPPRVETVTPESLEMTSRMIEKKLKDFGVEVRVVLASPGPVITRYEIEPATGVKGSQIVNLAKDLARSLSLTSIRVVETIPGKNFMALELPNARRQTIRLSEILGSQIYADASSALTMGLGKDIIGQPVVADLAKMPHCLVAGTTGSGKSVGINAMILSLLYKAEARDVRLILIDPKMLEMSVYEGIPHLLAPVVTDMKQAANALNWCVGEMERRYKLMSKLGVRNLAGYNKKITEAAEREEKLPNPFSLTPEEPEPLDRLPHIVVVIDELADLMMVVGKKIEELIARLAQKARAAGIHLILATQRPSVDVITGLIKANIPTRLSFQVSSKIDSRTILDQMGAEALLGMGDMLYMPSGTGLPVRVHGAFVSDDEVHRVVEYLKEQGGEPNYIEGILEGGVLDGDGGGDGLPGLTAGGEGESDPMYDQAVAVVLQHKRASISLVQRHLRIGYNRAARLLEQMEKSGLVSSMATNGNRDIIVPKRDEG, encoded by the coding sequence ATGAGTTTCCCCGGTTCCCTGCTGGGTGGAGAAGACTCCGCCGCCCCCTCCGAACGCCCCGCGCGCAAGCCACGCAAGGCGCCTGTAGCCGCACCTGCGCCGGTCAGTCCGCTGCGCACTCCGCTGTGGTTGCTTGGCAGCGGACTGGTGTGGTGCCTGGTGTTGCTGGCGTTGGTCAGTCATGACCGCGGCGACAGCGCCTTCAGCGTCGCCGCCGGCCAGGAGTTGACCCACAACCGGGTGGGTGCACTGGGCGCCTGGATTTCCGACCTGCTGCTGTTCGGCCTGGGCTATTCCTGCTGGTGGCTGATGCTGGTGTCGGTGCGCAGCTGGCTTGGCGGCCTGGCGCGCTTGCTGCGTGCGGACGGCACGGCCGCACCGTCCGTCAAGGAACGGATGCACACCGCCGGCGGGGTGCTGTTGCTGATGGCGGCCAGTTGCGCGCTCGAATGGACCCGGCTGTACAGCTGGGAATCGCACCTGCCCGGCCATGCCGGCGGTGTGCTGGGCTATCTGCTGGGTCCCGCCAGCATGAAGTTGCTGGGCTTTGCCGGTTCAGGTGTGGTGTGGATCGCCGCCTTGGTGATCGGTGCCTCGCTGGCGTTGAAGTTCTCCTGGCTGCGGGTTGCCGAACACATCGGCGCCTGGATCGAAGGCCTGCGTGAACGCCGCGTCGAGCGCCGCGAGATCGCCGAGGACAAGCGCGTTGGCAAGGAAGCCAAGCGAGAGCGTGAAGCGGTGGTCGAGGTCGAGCGGCTGGTGGTCGAAGAGCACCTGCCTATCGTCATCGAGCCTCCGGTGGCCGAGGCGCCGAAATCCACCCGCGTGATCAAGGAGCGCCAGCAGACGCTCTTCACCGATCCGAGCGATGCCAAGCTGCCGCAGGTCGACCTGCTGGATGCACCGCCGCCGCGGGTGGAAACGGTCACGCCGGAATCGCTGGAAATGACCAGCCGGATGATCGAGAAGAAGCTCAAGGACTTCGGCGTCGAAGTGCGCGTGGTGCTGGCATCGCCGGGTCCGGTGATCACCCGCTACGAGATCGAACCGGCCACCGGTGTGAAGGGGTCGCAGATCGTCAACCTGGCCAAGGACCTGGCCCGTTCGCTCAGCCTGACCTCGATCCGGGTGGTCGAGACGATCCCCGGCAAGAACTTCATGGCGCTGGAGCTGCCCAATGCGCGGCGCCAGACCATCCGGCTGTCCGAGATCCTGGGTTCGCAGATCTATGCGGACGCTTCTTCCGCGCTGACCATGGGCCTGGGCAAGGACATCATCGGCCAGCCGGTGGTGGCCGACCTGGCCAAGATGCCGCACTGCCTGGTGGCCGGCACCACGGGTTCGGGCAAGTCGGTGGGCATCAACGCGATGATCCTCAGCCTGCTCTACAAGGCCGAAGCCCGCGATGTCCGCTTGATCCTGATCGACCCGAAGATGCTCGAAATGAGCGTCTACGAAGGCATTCCGCACCTGCTGGCGCCGGTGGTCACCGACATGAAGCAGGCGGCCAATGCGCTGAACTGGTGTGTCGGCGAGATGGAGCGGCGCTACAAGCTGATGTCCAAGCTGGGCGTGCGCAACCTGGCCGGCTACAACAAGAAGATCACCGAAGCCGCCGAGCGCGAGGAAAAGCTGCCCAACCCGTTCAGCCTCACGCCGGAAGAGCCGGAGCCGCTCGATCGTCTGCCTCACATCGTCGTGGTGATCGACGAACTGGCCGACCTGATGATGGTGGTCGGCAAGAAGATCGAAGAGCTGATCGCCCGCCTGGCGCAAAAGGCTCGGGCGGCGGGCATCCACCTGATCCTCGCCACCCAGCGTCCGTCGGTGGACGTCATCACCGGCCTGATCAAGGCCAACATTCCCACCCGCCTGTCCTTCCAGGTCAGCAGCAAGATCGACAGCCGCACCATCCTGGACCAGATGGGCGCCGAAGCCTTGCTCGGCATGGGTGACATGCTCTACATGCCCTCCGGCACCGGCCTGCCGGTGCGGGTCCACGGCGCCTTCGTCAGCGACGACGAAGTCCATCGCGTGGTCGAATACCTGAAGGAGCAGGGCGGTGAGCCCAACTACATCGAAGGCATTCTGGAAGGCGGCGTGCTCGACGGCGATGGCGGCGGCGATGGCCTCCCAGGCCTGACCGCCGGCGGCGAGGGCGAATCCGACCCGATGTACGACCAGGCCGTGGCTGTCGTGCTGCAGCACAAGCGGGCCTCGATCTCGCTGGTGCAGCGTCATCTGCGCATCGGCTATAACCGGGCAGCCCGTTTGCTGGAGCAGATGGAGAAATCCGGCCTGGTGTCGTCGATGGCCACCAACGGCAACCGCGACATCATCGTGCCCAAGCGCGACGAAGGCTGA
- the lolA gene encoding outer membrane lipoprotein chaperone LolA, translating into MIRSSGAASSGGAVRALVGVALVSLASLAQADGVSALQTFISEVKSGRATFTQTVTSPDGKRKKNTTGSFEFQRPNQFRFAYDKPAEQLIVGDGKKVWVYDPDLSQASVRNMDQALGATPVALLAGGDLSRDFTLKAQPSEQGVDWVLATPKRSDGGLQSLRLGFKGRELTALDIVDAFGQRSVMQFSAVQVNAKIAPDRFRFDPPAGTDVLQQP; encoded by the coding sequence ATGATCCGATCGTCCGGTGCGGCTTCAAGCGGGGGCGCAGTGCGCGCGCTGGTGGGCGTGGCGTTGGTGAGCCTGGCCTCCCTGGCGCAGGCCGATGGTGTCAGCGCGCTGCAGACCTTCATCAGCGAGGTCAAGAGCGGTCGCGCCACCTTCACCCAGACGGTGACGTCGCCCGATGGCAAGCGCAAGAAGAACACCACCGGCAGCTTCGAGTTCCAGCGGCCCAACCAGTTCCGCTTTGCCTACGACAAGCCGGCCGAGCAACTGATCGTGGGCGATGGCAAGAAGGTCTGGGTGTATGACCCGGACCTGTCGCAGGCCAGCGTGCGCAACATGGATCAGGCCCTGGGTGCGACGCCGGTGGCGCTGCTGGCCGGCGGCGACCTGTCGCGCGACTTCACGCTCAAGGCCCAGCCCAGCGAGCAAGGGGTGGACTGGGTGCTCGCCACGCCCAAGCGCAGCGATGGCGGTCTGCAGAGCCTGCGCCTGGGTTTCAAGGGGCGCGAGCTGACGGCGCTGGACATCGTCGATGCGTTCGGCCAGCGGTCGGTGATGCAGTTCAGCGCGGTGCAGGTCAATGCGAAGATCGCGCCTGATCGGTTCCGTTTCGATCCTCCGGCCGGCACCGACGTGCTGCAGCAGCCCTGA
- a CDS encoding replication-associated recombination protein A gives MSNASLFPDEFDPVPSSPPAATTPNAHAPLPERLRPRKLEDVVGQRHLLGEGMPLRVALESGRPHSMILWGPPGVGKTTLARLMTQHFDAQFIAISAVLGGVKDIREAVERAQAAAGQGRRTIVFVDEVHRFNKAQQDAFLPHVESGLFSFIGATTENPSFEVNSALLSRATVHVLKALDEQDMRELLARGGAMLHSPALTDAAAQRLIGYADGDARRLLNTLETVAQLTPAGTTEIDETLLERTLGEQLRRYDKGGDQFYDVISALHKSVRGSNPDAALYWLVRMLDGGVDARYITRRLIRMASEDIGNADPRALRLCLDAAETYERLGSPEGELTLAQAVVYLAIAPKSNAVYNAYNQVRALIKQDSSRPVPVHLRNAPTRLMKELGYGKAYRYAHDFPGAYVAGEQYLPDGLEDQRFYQPVPRGLELRIGDRLNELRRLDADADAPRGDGSARQGRARTGGAAQPSRDRDRARDAEPDRQREQDRHGDLGGDEG, from the coding sequence ATGAGCAACGCATCCCTGTTTCCGGACGAGTTCGATCCCGTCCCGTCCTCGCCCCCGGCCGCCACGACGCCCAACGCTCATGCCCCGCTGCCGGAGCGCCTGCGCCCGCGCAAGCTGGAAGACGTGGTGGGCCAGCGCCATCTGCTGGGCGAGGGCATGCCGCTGCGTGTCGCCCTGGAGAGCGGTCGGCCGCACTCGATGATCCTGTGGGGTCCGCCGGGCGTGGGCAAGACCACGCTGGCGCGCTTGATGACGCAGCATTTCGATGCGCAGTTCATCGCCATCTCGGCCGTCCTGGGCGGTGTGAAGGACATCCGCGAGGCGGTGGAGCGTGCACAGGCGGCGGCCGGCCAAGGCCGTCGGACCATCGTGTTCGTGGACGAGGTCCATCGCTTCAACAAGGCGCAGCAGGATGCGTTCCTGCCGCATGTCGAGTCCGGCCTGTTCAGTTTCATCGGCGCGACCACCGAGAACCCATCGTTCGAGGTGAATTCCGCGCTGTTGTCCCGGGCCACGGTGCATGTGCTCAAGGCGCTGGACGAGCAGGACATGCGCGAGCTGCTGGCCCGCGGCGGTGCGATGCTGCACAGCCCGGCGTTGACCGATGCGGCGGCGCAGCGGCTGATCGGTTATGCCGACGGCGATGCGCGTCGGCTGCTCAACACCTTGGAGACGGTGGCGCAGTTGACGCCCGCCGGCACGACGGAGATCGACGAGACCCTGCTCGAGCGCACCCTCGGTGAGCAATTGCGGCGCTACGACAAGGGCGGCGACCAGTTCTACGACGTCATCTCGGCGCTGCACAAGTCGGTGCGAGGCTCCAATCCGGATGCGGCGCTGTATTGGCTGGTGCGGATGCTGGATGGCGGCGTCGATGCCCGCTACATCACCCGGCGACTGATCCGCATGGCCAGCGAAGACATCGGCAATGCCGACCCGCGGGCGCTGCGCCTGTGTCTGGATGCGGCCGAGACCTATGAGCGGCTCGGCTCGCCCGAAGGTGAGCTCACCTTGGCGCAGGCGGTGGTTTATCTGGCGATCGCACCCAAGTCCAACGCCGTCTACAACGCCTACAACCAGGTGCGCGCGCTGATCAAGCAGGACAGCTCCCGCCCGGTTCCCGTGCACCTGCGCAACGCGCCGACGCGGCTGATGAAGGAACTGGGCTATGGCAAGGCCTATCGCTATGCGCATGATTTCCCCGGCGCGTATGTGGCCGGCGAACAGTACCTGCCGGATGGGCTGGAAGACCAGCGCTTCTATCAGCCGGTGCCGCGCGGCCTGGAGCTGCGCATCGGCGATCGGCTCAATGAGCTGCGCCGGCTCGATGCCGATGCCGATGCCCCTCGTGGGGACGGCAGCGCGCGGCAGGGCCGAGCCCGCACCGGCGGCGCGGCTCAACCCAGCCGCGATCGCGATCGCGCTCGGGACGCCGAGCCGGACCGTCAGCGCGAGCAGGATCGCCACGGCGATCTCGGCGGCGACGAGGGCTGA
- a CDS encoding amino acid ABC transporter substrate-binding protein: MAPPEGPTLNRIRQTGVVVMGYRPASLPFSYLDAQLKPIGYTVELCDRIIAALRVRLKLPDLEVRRVAVGSATRLPMVTNGTLDLECGITTNTAERARSQAFSVTIFVAETKLMTRDGERVQSLADLRGRPVASTIGTTSIQTLARINEQQQLGIRIVAGLDDPDAFQLLRSGRAQAFLMDDVLLRSLLAQQGGSLSADGYLISERALTVEPYAIGLNRDDPAFKVLVDEVITGLFRSGEIATIYRRWFESPLPPNGINLKMPMSAAFRRVVAQPTDTPDPEHYR; encoded by the coding sequence ATGGCACCGCCCGAAGGGCCGACGCTCAACCGCATCCGTCAAACGGGCGTGGTCGTGATGGGGTATCGGCCGGCCTCGCTGCCGTTTTCCTACTTGGATGCGCAGCTCAAGCCGATTGGCTACACGGTGGAGTTGTGTGACCGGATCATTGCCGCGCTGCGGGTGCGGCTCAAGCTGCCGGACCTGGAGGTGCGGCGCGTGGCGGTCGGGTCAGCCACGCGGCTGCCGATGGTCACCAACGGGACGCTGGACCTGGAGTGCGGCATCACCACCAACACCGCCGAACGGGCGCGCAGCCAGGCGTTTTCGGTGACCATCTTCGTCGCGGAAACCAAGCTGATGACGCGCGATGGCGAGCGGGTGCAAAGCCTGGCGGACCTTCGGGGCCGACCGGTGGCCAGCACCATCGGCACCACCAGCATCCAAACCCTGGCGCGCATCAACGAGCAGCAGCAACTGGGCATCCGCATCGTGGCGGGACTGGATGACCCGGACGCCTTCCAACTGCTGCGCAGCGGCCGCGCGCAGGCCTTCCTGATGGACGACGTGCTGTTGCGCAGCCTGCTGGCTCAGCAGGGGGGCTCGCTGTCCGCGGATGGTTATCTCATCTCCGAGCGCGCGTTGACGGTGGAGCCCTACGCCATCGGCCTGAACCGAGATGATCCGGCGTTCAAGGTCCTGGTGGATGAGGTGATCACCGGCCTGTTCCGCAGCGGCGAGATCGCGACGATCTATCGCCGCTGGTTCGAATCCCCGCTGCCGCCCAACGGCATCAACCTGAAGATGCCGATGAGCGCGGCCTTCCGGCGCGTGGTCGCGCAGCCGACCGACACCCCGGATCCTGAACATTACCGTTGA
- a CDS encoding sensor histidine kinase, producing MPTSVPEVPAGALKRVQAVMVALCTAALAGALSLGATAALAASKLTDYAHTPLLVNDGAPADIWTLSQADDGVLWLGTGMGLFRFDGLRFDRYPLREGERLTSSNINGLKLMADGDIWLGFHGGGTARLRDGRATLYGPKQGLPPGKVLRFALTGDGVLWAAASGGLARFVDGRWQAATSGWGLGDEGAYYVFVDSRGILWVCTGRRLMFLRPGAQRFEDTGIRIAEYGIVAEDRSGRIWLSESLYGIRPLPELWATDSRSSRPAEPKGPPPQPSTDTFPTPAFGYAKQMLFARDGSLWLTVSGAGVWRLLHPEAVPTDRPLSPDDPLEKFDRDQGLPANVVVPIIEDREGTVWVGTNNGISSFQKKRLHEVQSLSATSVGGYAVLAHGKGVVAGNLREAFAVDPPTPEVALTGPIPTRTSIASADGALWWRRESELIRRKGSDLRHVPLPPHLSGVLAVAMTPDGEDGLWLSVLDDGIYHATPSGVVKDERLKDLPAPRAMGRGPDGSLWLASEDQVIHRRAGQSTVYGLEQGLAIGRATTVYVSDRRLLIAGESGVALFDGKRFHAITDVQDSAFGNVTGIIESLDGDLWLSGGRGVIQMPSADVASNFAKPSAAMNYRLLDRRDGLPGVALQATAVPTALRDGRGRLWFTTNRGIAWLDPAALPRNERPPHTEVLNIRTGERTYMADDALTLPAGTTSLTLRYTAITLVAADRARFRYRLEGVDRDWHDAGAQREATYANLAPGEYRFQVMAANGDGVWDASGANLRFSIAPTWFQTRGFALACLCSLLLLGWLAYRLRIRAIAKQVRLRLEERHLERERIARELHDTLLQGVQGLVLQFNRVARRVDAPEINDKMERALANAENLIAAARDRVSDLRANHGPLGADLTRIVTELADDKLAVVMQIDGNERALREFVHDELLMIAREALCNAVRHASATTLSVHLRYDERGVTVQVADDGRGLDPAIGHLDGRPGHHGIRGMFERAKRLQGTLRIRAGAQGGTEVEVRVLAQYAYAPTARDPLHRLVRALGRRLKRWAAPWLRRVKRVREARRHDPAQPDPRYRDTQPRDSAFQDSSVGGTTPSGASSRAERRRHAARTEAVKAPQDRAEARRH from the coding sequence ATGCCCACATCCGTGCCCGAGGTGCCCGCTGGTGCCCTGAAACGCGTTCAGGCCGTGATGGTGGCGCTTTGCACCGCCGCGCTGGCTGGGGCCTTGTCTTTGGGCGCCACCGCGGCGCTGGCCGCGTCCAAACTCACCGACTACGCCCACACGCCGCTGCTGGTGAACGACGGCGCGCCCGCCGACATCTGGACCCTGTCGCAGGCCGACGACGGCGTGCTGTGGCTGGGCACCGGCATGGGCCTGTTCCGATTCGACGGCCTGCGGTTTGATCGCTATCCGTTGCGCGAAGGTGAACGGCTGACCTCCTCCAACATCAACGGGCTGAAGTTGATGGCCGATGGCGACATCTGGCTGGGCTTTCACGGTGGCGGCACAGCCCGCCTGCGAGACGGCCGCGCCACGCTCTACGGTCCCAAGCAGGGGCTTCCTCCGGGCAAGGTCCTTCGGTTCGCCCTGACGGGGGACGGCGTCCTCTGGGCCGCAGCCAGTGGCGGATTGGCGCGTTTCGTCGACGGCCGCTGGCAAGCCGCGACGTCGGGCTGGGGGCTGGGCGATGAGGGGGCGTACTACGTGTTCGTCGACAGCCGTGGGATCTTGTGGGTCTGTACCGGCCGTCGACTGATGTTCCTGCGTCCAGGCGCTCAGCGATTCGAGGACACCGGCATCCGCATCGCGGAGTACGGCATCGTTGCGGAAGATCGAAGCGGCCGGATCTGGCTCAGCGAGTCGCTCTATGGCATTCGCCCGCTGCCCGAGCTCTGGGCCACTGACTCAAGGAGTTCACGGCCGGCCGAGCCGAAGGGACCGCCACCCCAGCCGTCCACCGATACATTTCCCACCCCGGCCTTTGGCTATGCCAAGCAGATGCTGTTCGCGCGCGACGGCAGCCTGTGGCTGACGGTGTCCGGCGCCGGCGTCTGGCGGCTCCTGCATCCGGAGGCCGTGCCGACCGACCGCCCCCTCTCGCCCGATGATCCGCTGGAGAAGTTCGACCGCGACCAGGGCTTGCCCGCCAACGTGGTGGTCCCGATCATCGAGGACCGTGAAGGGACGGTCTGGGTCGGCACCAACAACGGCATATCCAGTTTCCAGAAGAAGCGCCTGCATGAGGTGCAGAGCCTTTCCGCCACCTCCGTGGGCGGCTATGCCGTTCTGGCGCATGGCAAGGGGGTGGTCGCCGGGAACCTGCGGGAGGCGTTCGCCGTGGATCCGCCGACACCCGAGGTGGCCCTCACCGGCCCGATTCCCACCCGGACGTCGATCGCCAGTGCGGACGGTGCCCTGTGGTGGCGCCGCGAGTCGGAGCTGATCCGCCGCAAGGGCAGCGACCTGCGCCACGTGCCGCTGCCGCCGCATCTGTCGGGCGTCCTGGCGGTGGCGATGACACCGGATGGCGAAGACGGCCTGTGGCTGTCGGTCCTGGACGACGGCATCTACCATGCCACGCCCAGCGGCGTCGTGAAGGACGAACGCCTGAAGGACCTGCCGGCGCCACGGGCCATGGGCCGCGGCCCAGACGGCTCGCTCTGGCTGGCCAGCGAGGACCAGGTCATCCATCGCAGGGCCGGCCAAAGCACGGTCTACGGGCTGGAACAGGGCCTGGCGATCGGCCGCGCCACCACGGTGTATGTCAGCGATCGTCGGCTGCTGATCGCCGGTGAAAGCGGCGTCGCCCTCTTCGACGGAAAGCGCTTCCATGCCATCACCGACGTGCAGGACAGCGCCTTCGGCAATGTCACCGGCATCATCGAATCACTGGACGGCGACCTGTGGCTCAGCGGCGGCCGAGGTGTCATCCAGATGCCGTCGGCGGACGTGGCATCCAATTTCGCGAAGCCTTCCGCCGCGATGAACTATCGGTTACTGGATCGCCGTGACGGCCTGCCCGGGGTCGCGCTGCAGGCCACTGCAGTACCGACGGCCTTGCGTGACGGCCGCGGTCGCCTGTGGTTCACGACCAACCGAGGCATCGCCTGGCTCGACCCGGCCGCGCTGCCGCGCAATGAACGACCGCCACACACCGAGGTGCTGAACATTCGCACCGGCGAGCGCACCTACATGGCCGACGACGCACTCACCCTGCCCGCCGGCACCACCAGCCTGACGCTGCGGTACACCGCGATCACGCTGGTTGCGGCGGACCGTGCGCGCTTCCGCTACCGATTGGAAGGCGTCGATCGGGATTGGCACGATGCCGGCGCGCAGCGCGAGGCCACCTACGCCAACCTCGCGCCGGGGGAGTATCGCTTCCAGGTGATGGCCGCCAACGGCGACGGCGTCTGGGACGCGTCCGGGGCGAACCTGCGCTTCAGCATTGCGCCGACATGGTTTCAGACCCGAGGCTTCGCGCTGGCCTGCCTGTGTTCGCTGCTGCTGCTGGGATGGCTGGCCTACCGGCTGCGCATCCGCGCCATCGCCAAGCAGGTGCGGCTGCGCCTGGAAGAGCGCCATCTCGAGCGCGAGCGGATCGCCCGCGAGCTCCACGACACGCTGCTGCAGGGCGTGCAGGGCCTGGTGCTGCAGTTCAACCGTGTGGCGCGCCGCGTGGACGCACCGGAGATCAATGACAAGATGGAACGGGCGCTGGCCAATGCCGAGAACCTGATTGCCGCCGCGCGCGACCGGGTGTCCGACCTGCGGGCCAACCACGGACCGCTGGGGGCCGACCTGACCCGGATCGTCACCGAACTGGCGGACGACAAGCTGGCGGTCGTCATGCAGATCGACGGCAATGAGCGCGCCCTTCGCGAGTTCGTGCACGACGAGTTGCTCATGATCGCCCGGGAAGCGCTTTGCAACGCGGTGCGCCATGCCAGTGCGACGACCCTGTCGGTGCACCTTCGCTATGACGAGCGCGGGGTCACCGTGCAGGTGGCCGACGACGGCAGGGGCCTGGATCCTGCGATCGGCCACCTGGACGGACGCCCCGGCCATCACGGCATCCGCGGCATGTTCGAACGCGCCAAACGCCTGCAAGGCACCCTGCGGATCCGTGCGGGCGCGCAGGGTGGCACCGAGGTCGAGGTGCGAGTGCTGGCCCAGTATGCGTATGCACCCACCGCCCGCGATCCCCTGCATCGCCTGGTCCGCGCACTCGGCCGGCGGCTCAAGCGGTGGGCCGCACCGTGGCTGCGCCGGGTCAAGCGTGTGCGTGAGGCGCGGCGCCATGACCCCGCACAGCCCGACCCGCGATACCGGGACACCCAACCCCGAGATTCGGCGTTTCAGGATTCGTCGGTGGGCGGCACGACGCCGTCAGGGGCATCCTCTCGCGCCGAGCGCCGCCGCCATGCCGCGCGCACAGAGGCCGTCAAGGCCCCACAGGATCGTGCCGAGGCCCGCAGGCACTGA